In Helicobacter pylori, a single genomic region encodes these proteins:
- a CDS encoding exodeoxyribonuclease VII small subunit, giving the protein MQDELFETEKAPQKNTKNTKNAKNAPKKSFEEHVHSLEQAIDRLNDPNLSLKDGMDLYKTAMQELFLAQKLLENAYLEHEKLQTPDKKA; this is encoded by the coding sequence ATGCAAGATGAATTATTTGAAACCGAAAAAGCCCCCCAAAAAAATACTAAGAACACTAAAAACGCTAAAAACGCCCCTAAAAAAAGTTTTGAAGAGCATGTTCATTCCCTAGAGCAAGCCATAGATCGCTTGAATGATCCCAATTTATCCTTAAAAGACGGGATGGATTTGTATAAAACGGCCATGCAAGAGTTGTTTTTGGCGCAAAAGCTTTTAGAAAACGCTTATTTAGAGCATGAAAAACTCCAAACGCCAGACAAAAAGGCTTAA
- a CDS encoding carbon-nitrogen hydrolase family protein, with the protein MRVFALQLESFKETLMQSLFNSIPERSVIVLPEYVINPFFHHNMGLDLNEISVQSARAVEFLSQKCEELDLIVSAPVLLEERSKIYKKIALISKESVKYYTQQRLISYPHWDEESFFDNEKSAFKELLVFERDGLRIAPLFGFEAHFDEIWVQAKNQGVDVVLLSSVATFESNERWRLLCQMRAFCASCVVVRANRIGAYRQIIVEEDQKNEFLWKFYGDSFVALPNGAIEDSLEGKMGALSAQIDKNEIDEWAKLWHFRTIKEG; encoded by the coding sequence ATGCGAGTGTTTGCTTTACAGCTAGAGTCTTTTAAAGAAACCCTCATGCAATCCTTATTCAACTCCATACCCGAGCGGAGCGTAATCGTGTTGCCTGAATACGTGATCAACCCCTTTTTCCATCATAACATGGGATTGGATTTGAATGAAATCAGCGTGCAGTCTGCGCGAGCGGTTGAATTTTTATCGCAAAAATGCGAAGAGTTAGACTTAATTGTCTCGGCCCCGGTGCTTTTAGAAGAACGTTCTAAAATCTATAAAAAAATCGCCCTCATTTCTAAAGAAAGCGTGAAGTATTACACGCAACAACGCCTGATTTCCTATCCTCACTGGGATGAAGAGAGCTTTTTTGACAATGAGAAAAGCGCTTTTAAAGAATTGCTCGTGTTTGAAAGAGACGGCTTAAGAATCGCTCCTTTGTTTGGCTTTGAAGCGCATTTTGATGAAATATGGGTTCAGGCTAAAAATCAGGGCGTGGATGTGGTGCTTTTAAGCAGCGTGGCCACTTTTGAATCCAATGAAAGGTGGCGGCTTTTGTGCCAGATGCGCGCTTTTTGCGCTTCTTGCGTGGTGGTTAGGGCCAATAGGATCGGAGCGTATCGCCAAATCATTGTAGAAGAAGATCAGAAAAACGAATTCTTGTGGAAATTTTATGGGGATAGTTTTGTGGCTTTGCCTAATGGCGCTATTGAAGATTCTTTAGAGGGTAAAATGGGGGCTTTGAGCGCTCAAATAGATAAAAACGAAATTGATGAATGGGCTAAATTGTGGCATTTTAGAACGATTAAAGAGGGTTGA